One Chiloscyllium plagiosum isolate BGI_BamShark_2017 chromosome 14, ASM401019v2, whole genome shotgun sequence genomic region harbors:
- the LOC122556507 gene encoding fibroblast growth factor 1-like isoform X2, with the protein MDAGKVTSLSDLSNSFNHFLVNYKDPKLLYCANGGYFVRLLPDGQVEGTRDRSDAYIRLQLQAVSRGVVTIQGIESGRYLAMSELGQLNSSLTLTDECLFLETLEENGYNTYKSKEYMERNWYVAIRKNGNAKPGPKTNVGQKAILFLPMQVTSD; encoded by the exons ATGGATGCTGGAAAGGTGACAAGTTTATCAGACTTGTCCAATTCCTTTAATCACTTTCTGGTGAACTACAAAGACCCAAAGCTCTTGTACTGTGCAAATGGAGGGTACTTTGTTCGACTTCTCCCTGACGGACAAGTAGAGGGGACGAGAGACCGCAGCGATGCATACA TTCGCCTCCAGCTACAAGCTGTAAGTAGAGGAGTGGTGACCATTCAAGGGATTGAATCTGGGCGCTACCTAGCAATGAGCGAACTGGGACAGCTTAATTCCTCA ctgaccCTGACAGATGAATGTCTCTTCCTCGAAACATTGGAGGAGAATGGTTATAACACTTATAAGTCAAAGGAGTATATGGAAAGGAACTGGTACGTCGCCATTCGAAAGAACGGAAATGCCAAACCAGGACCAAAAACTAATGTCGGACAGAAAGCTATCCTGTTCCTTCCCATGCAAGTTACAAGTGATTAA
- the LOC122556507 gene encoding fibroblast growth factor 1-like isoform X1 codes for MHSTARGEEPYEHCAGGNMDAGKVTSLSDLSNSFNHFLVNYKDPKLLYCANGGYFVRLLPDGQVEGTRDRSDAYIRLQLQAVSRGVVTIQGIESGRYLAMSELGQLNSSLTLTDECLFLETLEENGYNTYKSKEYMERNWYVAIRKNGNAKPGPKTNVGQKAILFLPMQVTSD; via the exons GGGAGAAGAGCCATATGAACACTGTGCTGGAGGCAACATGGATGCTGGAAAGGTGACAAGTTTATCAGACTTGTCCAATTCCTTTAATCACTTTCTGGTGAACTACAAAGACCCAAAGCTCTTGTACTGTGCAAATGGAGGGTACTTTGTTCGACTTCTCCCTGACGGACAAGTAGAGGGGACGAGAGACCGCAGCGATGCATACA TTCGCCTCCAGCTACAAGCTGTAAGTAGAGGAGTGGTGACCATTCAAGGGATTGAATCTGGGCGCTACCTAGCAATGAGCGAACTGGGACAGCTTAATTCCTCA ctgaccCTGACAGATGAATGTCTCTTCCTCGAAACATTGGAGGAGAATGGTTATAACACTTATAAGTCAAAGGAGTATATGGAAAGGAACTGGTACGTCGCCATTCGAAAGAACGGAAATGCCAAACCAGGACCAAAAACTAATGTCGGACAGAAAGCTATCCTGTTCCTTCCCATGCAAGTTACAAGTGATTAA